One Deinococcus grandis DNA window includes the following coding sequences:
- a CDS encoding FmdB family zinc ribbon protein, which produces MPTYLYKNLDTGEIYELQQSMRDEPYTTHPDTGAPVKRILARPGIAFKGSGFYVTDSRPKSSE; this is translated from the coding sequence ATGCCCACCTACCTGTACAAGAACCTGGACACCGGCGAAATCTACGAGTTGCAGCAGAGCATGCGCGACGAGCCCTACACCACACACCCCGACACGGGCGCGCCCGTCAAACGCATCCTGGCCCGCCCCGGCATCGCCTTCAAGGGCAGCGGCTTCTACGTCACCGACTCCCGCCCCAAGAGCAGCGAGTGA
- a CDS encoding S1C family serine protease → MKFPRALGLTLLLCGGLGGAYLTGRVTAQRTLVTPDEINTVEITQKALQAVVRVDTRLQREQLQPGDDPIETGTGFFYKKDLIVTNYHVVQFQESITVTLYNGRRVTARLEGVDPGIDIAILRVTGVTAPATLAFGSSARLIPGQKLMTLGTPFRIQNFVGSGVYSVTASARDVPRTDQLGSEISQYITTTASIQQGNSGGPVLDSRGLVVGVADLNAAPNALVPGTIGIAIPSDVVKQSLDDLEKIGVPQRGTLGATLVDLDSLDPALRQLAGLSSNQGALIDQVPAGSAAARAGLRGSLRNSKDQLLAPLGDIIVAVDGQGVRDSFDVTRLVAAKRPGQTVTLDVWRNKKRVQVRVTLLKRTLQ, encoded by the coding sequence GTGAAGTTCCCACGCGCGCTGGGGCTCACGCTGCTGCTGTGCGGCGGACTCGGCGGCGCGTACCTGACCGGCCGCGTCACCGCGCAGCGCACCCTGGTCACCCCCGACGAGATCAACACCGTCGAAATCACCCAGAAAGCCCTGCAGGCCGTCGTGCGCGTCGACACCCGGCTGCAACGCGAACAGCTGCAACCCGGCGACGACCCCATCGAGACCGGCACCGGCTTCTTCTACAAGAAGGACCTGATCGTCACGAACTACCACGTCGTGCAGTTCCAGGAATCCATCACCGTCACGCTGTACAACGGCCGCCGCGTCACCGCGCGCCTCGAGGGCGTCGACCCCGGCATCGACATCGCGATCCTGCGCGTCACCGGCGTCACCGCGCCCGCCACGCTCGCGTTCGGGTCCAGCGCCCGCCTCATCCCGGGGCAGAAACTCATGACGCTCGGCACGCCCTTCCGCATTCAGAACTTCGTCGGCAGCGGCGTGTACAGCGTCACCGCCAGCGCCCGCGACGTCCCCCGCACCGACCAGCTCGGATCGGAAATCAGCCAGTACATCACCACCACCGCCAGCATCCAGCAGGGCAACAGCGGCGGCCCCGTCCTCGACTCCCGCGGACTTGTCGTCGGCGTGGCCGACCTGAACGCCGCCCCGAACGCCCTCGTGCCCGGCACGATCGGCATCGCCATTCCCAGCGACGTCGTCAAGCAGAGCCTCGACGACCTCGAGAAGATCGGCGTACCCCAGCGCGGCACGCTTGGCGCGACCCTCGTGGACCTCGACAGCCTCGACCCGGCGCTGCGCCAGCTGGCAGGCCTGAGCAGCAACCAGGGCGCCCTGATCGACCAGGTGCCGGCCGGCAGCGCCGCCGCCCGCGCCGGCCTGCGCGGCAGCCTGCGCAACAGCAAGGACCAGCTGCTCGCGCCGCTCGGCGACATCATCGTCGCCGTGGACGGCCAGGGCGTGCGCGACTCCTTCGACGTCACCCGACTGGTCGCCGCCAAACGCCCCGGCCAGACCGTCACGCTCGACGTGTGGCGCAACAAGAAACGCGTGCAGGTCAGGGTCACCCTCCTGAAACGCACCCTCCAGTAA
- the cutA gene encoding divalent-cation tolerance protein CutA — MSLVVMVTLPPERALDLARILVAEHLAGCVNIVPGLQSVYRWQGEVAEDPESLLLIKTSGEQYPDLEARIKAVHPYEVPEIIALQYDRALPEFQAWLRDALTPPQR, encoded by the coding sequence GTGTCACTTGTCGTCATGGTCACCCTCCCCCCCGAGCGGGCCCTTGACCTGGCCCGCATCCTCGTCGCCGAGCACCTCGCCGGCTGCGTGAACATCGTCCCCGGCCTCCAGAGCGTGTACCGCTGGCAGGGCGAGGTCGCCGAGGACCCCGAGAGCCTGCTGCTCATCAAGACCAGCGGCGAACAGTACCCGGACCTCGAGGCGCGCATCAAGGCCGTCCACCCCTACGAGGTGCCCGAGATCATCGCCCTGCAGTACGACCGCGCCCTGCCCGAATTCCAGGCGTGGCTGCGCGACGCCCTCACCCCACCCCAGCGCTGA
- a CDS encoding RIO1 family regulatory kinase/ATPase domain-containing protein has translation MSARTHDPAAQDWTDQDWLDDPWTDSGESRRRGRKKPVGRRQLAQLTADEDSEQDDVIRRLKDLGHITEVVAELKSGKEATAYVARGPRGSVLVKLYRDLQTRSFKDDRVYRAGQVILDVRAAKAMHNRTRKGLEMLQQDWVLSEYAHLWTLWTAGLNVPEPLAGPHPTAYADTIPAVLMRLIGTEDHVAPRLSDAHLTPEQARSAWDQSLTGMADLLRLGYAHGDYSTYNLLWQEDTVTIIDFPQLSTRQNPHFRDLLARDAQSLATSFRKHGIHADGQSVLRDVQRRALGPAPEPRLLLP, from the coding sequence ATGAGCGCCCGCACCCACGACCCAGCCGCACAGGACTGGACCGATCAGGACTGGCTGGACGACCCCTGGACCGACTCGGGCGAATCCCGCAGGCGCGGCAGGAAGAAACCGGTCGGGCGGAGACAGCTGGCCCAGCTGACCGCCGACGAGGACAGCGAACAGGACGACGTGATCCGCCGCCTGAAGGACCTGGGCCACATCACGGAAGTCGTCGCGGAACTCAAGAGCGGCAAGGAAGCCACCGCGTACGTCGCCCGCGGCCCGCGCGGCAGCGTCCTCGTGAAGCTCTACCGCGACCTGCAGACCCGCTCCTTCAAGGACGACCGCGTGTACCGCGCCGGGCAGGTCATCCTCGACGTCCGCGCCGCCAAGGCCATGCACAACCGCACCCGCAAGGGCCTGGAGATGCTCCAGCAGGACTGGGTCCTGAGCGAGTACGCGCACCTGTGGACCCTCTGGACCGCCGGACTGAACGTCCCCGAACCCCTCGCCGGACCGCACCCCACCGCCTACGCCGACACCATCCCCGCCGTCCTCATGCGACTCATCGGCACCGAGGACCACGTCGCCCCGCGCCTCAGCGACGCGCACCTGACCCCCGAGCAGGCCCGCAGCGCCTGGGACCAGAGCCTGACCGGCATGGCCGACCTGCTGCGCCTGGGGTACGCGCACGGCGACTACAGCACCTACAACCTGCTCTGGCAGGAGGACACCGTGACCATCATTGACTTCCCGCAACTGTCGACCCGTCAGAACCCGCACTTCCGCGACCTGCTCGCCCGGGACGCCCAGAGTCTCGCCACCAGCTTCCGCAAACACGGCATTCACGCCGACGGACAGAGCGTCCTGCGGGACGTGCAGCGCCGCGCGCTGGGCCCCGCGCCCGAACCCCGCCTGCTGCTGCCCTGA
- a CDS encoding VOC family protein, producing the protein MRVLETCLYVDDLDRAEAFYSGTLGLTLHGKVAGRHLFYRLDGSMLLIFDPRASAQPGDVPPHAGTPGGHACLTLDPARTDEWEARLRAAGLTVTRYAWGDRGESLYFQDPAGNVLELAPPRIWGLS; encoded by the coding sequence ATGCGCGTCCTGGAAACCTGCCTGTACGTCGACGATCTGGACCGCGCCGAGGCGTTCTACAGCGGCACGCTGGGCCTGACCCTGCACGGGAAGGTCGCCGGGCGGCACCTGTTCTACCGGCTGGACGGCAGCATGCTGCTGATCTTCGACCCACGCGCCAGCGCCCAGCCGGGCGACGTCCCCCCACACGCCGGAACGCCCGGCGGGCACGCCTGCCTGACCCTTGACCCCGCCCGGACCGACGAGTGGGAAGCGAGATTGCGCGCCGCCGGACTGACCGTCACGCGGTACGCCTGGGGCGACCGGGGCGAGAGCCTGTACTTCCAGGACCCGGCCGGGAACGTGCTGGAACTCGCCCCGCCCCGCATCTGGGGCCTGAGCTGA
- a CDS encoding HpcH/HpaI aldolase/citrate lyase family protein, with protein MPPAHPPRSVLYVPGDKPRAIDKARTLNADAIILDLEDAVAPEHKSAARDHIRHALQTPWPVPVLIRVNALNTPWEHDDRELALTAGASGIVLPKVEHAHDAHALSLGLPLWAMIETPQGVLNAHHIAAVPGVTTLIVGANDLSRALRTQPHPDRTPLLHALSSVVLAARAHGKTPLDAVYNDIRDIGGFTRECQQGRALGFSGKTLIHPGQIDAANQAFGVTVAEAAEAQALIDAWDAARAEGKSIATHQGALVEQMHVDEAREVLALYAATNR; from the coding sequence ATGCCCCCGGCCCACCCCCCCCGCTCCGTCCTGTACGTCCCTGGCGACAAACCCCGCGCCATCGACAAAGCCCGCACCCTGAACGCCGACGCCATCATCCTCGACCTCGAAGACGCCGTCGCCCCCGAACACAAGAGCGCCGCCCGCGACCACATCCGCCACGCCCTCCAGACCCCCTGGCCCGTCCCCGTCCTCATCCGCGTCAACGCCCTGAACACCCCCTGGGAACACGACGACCGCGAACTCGCCCTCACCGCCGGCGCGAGCGGCATCGTCCTCCCCAAAGTCGAACACGCCCACGACGCCCACGCCCTCAGCCTCGGCCTCCCCCTCTGGGCCATGATCGAAACCCCACAAGGCGTCCTGAACGCCCACCACATCGCCGCCGTGCCCGGCGTCACCACTCTCATCGTCGGCGCGAACGACCTCTCCCGCGCCCTGCGCACCCAACCCCACCCCGACCGCACCCCCCTCCTCCACGCCCTGAGCAGCGTCGTCCTCGCCGCCCGCGCCCACGGCAAAACACCACTCGACGCCGTCTACAACGACATCCGAGACATAGGCGGCTTCACGCGCGAATGCCAGCAGGGCCGCGCCCTCGGCTTCAGCGGCAAAACCCTCATCCACCCAGGCCAGATCGACGCCGCCAACCAGGCGTTCGGCGTCACCGTAGCCGAGGCGGCAGAAGCACAGGCCCTCATCGACGCGTGGGACGCCGCGCGCGCCGAAGGGAAAAGCATCGCCACGCACCAGGGAGCGCTCGTGGAACAGATGCACGTGGACGAGGCACGCGAGGTTCTCGCGCTGTACGCGGCGACGAATCGCTGA
- a CDS encoding M16 family metallopeptidase, with product MPVRPPPSSPAHLWTLPGGLTVVFERRLTPGFAFDLRVPVGSAHDPAGAEGTGGVLEEWLFKGAAGMDARALQDAFDDLGVRRGGGVGPEATRIGVSGLRADLRAALALTADVLNRPELPGDEFEILTDLARQDLEGLEDSPADRLATRARQVAFPRPQASPYAGYAHPTSGTTEGLDALTPQGVREHLTRYGQAGSVLGLVADLEPGDALALVEGTLGGLRPGLDEPVPAPFHAHAQAHEPHPDGEQTHLSLTAPGVGPRDAHWLAWQVALTALSGGSASRLFHAVREERGLAYAVSASPILLGGHGYLSAYAASTPDRAPETLQVLREELARLPQGLTPAEFERARTGLATSVIFGAESLRGRAHALTRDVALFGRPRSVQTLRQSIQALTLTHVNDFLSTYDPTRDATTVTLGPSDPTLNPDPTHA from the coding sequence ATGCCTGTCCGCCCCCCGCCCAGTTCCCCCGCCCACCTGTGGACCCTGCCCGGCGGCCTGACCGTCGTGTTCGAACGCCGCCTCACGCCCGGGTTCGCGTTCGACCTGCGCGTCCCGGTCGGCAGCGCCCACGACCCCGCCGGGGCGGAAGGCACGGGCGGCGTGCTGGAGGAATGGCTGTTCAAGGGTGCCGCCGGGATGGACGCCCGCGCCCTGCAGGACGCCTTCGACGACCTCGGCGTGCGCCGGGGCGGCGGCGTCGGCCCCGAGGCCACCCGCATCGGCGTCAGCGGCCTGCGCGCCGACCTGCGCGCCGCGCTCGCTCTCACCGCCGACGTCCTGAATCGCCCCGAACTGCCCGGGGACGAATTCGAGATCCTGACCGACCTCGCCCGGCAGGACCTCGAGGGCCTGGAGGACAGCCCCGCCGACCGGCTCGCCACCCGCGCCCGGCAGGTCGCCTTCCCCCGCCCACAGGCCTCCCCGTACGCCGGGTACGCGCACCCCACCAGCGGCACCACCGAGGGCCTGGACGCCCTCACCCCGCAGGGCGTGCGGGAGCACCTGACCCGCTACGGGCAGGCGGGCAGTGTGCTGGGCCTCGTCGCCGACCTCGAACCCGGTGACGCCCTCGCCCTGGTCGAGGGGACCCTCGGCGGTCTGCGCCCCGGCCTCGACGAACCCGTCCCCGCGCCCTTCCACGCCCACGCGCAGGCGCACGAACCGCACCCGGACGGCGAGCAGACGCACCTCAGCCTCACCGCGCCCGGCGTCGGCCCCCGCGACGCGCACTGGCTGGCGTGGCAGGTCGCCCTGACCGCCCTCAGCGGTGGCAGCGCCAGCCGCCTGTTCCACGCCGTCCGCGAGGAACGCGGCCTCGCCTACGCCGTCAGCGCCAGCCCCATCCTCCTCGGCGGACACGGCTACCTCAGCGCGTACGCCGCCAGCACCCCCGACCGCGCCCCCGAGACCCTTCAGGTCCTCCGCGAGGAACTCGCCCGCCTCCCACAGGGCCTCACCCCCGCCGAGTTCGAACGGGCCCGCACCGGCCTCGCCACCAGTGTCATCTTCGGCGCCGAAAGCCTGCGCGGCCGCGCCCACGCCCTCACCCGCGACGTCGCCCTGTTCGGCCGCCCCCGCTCCGTCCAGACCCTCCGCCAGAGCATCCAGGCCCTGACCCTGACGCACGTCAACGACTTCCTGAGCACCTACGACCCCACCCGGGACGCCACCACCGTCACCCTCGGCCCCAGCGACCCCACCCTCAACCCGGACCCCACCCATGCCTGA
- a CDS encoding M23 family metallopeptidase, translated as MRRVVGVIVTVLVLAGAAYLLWPLIQGAQRMAALMAAPAPVAGSLPNPLPGQRFVDTWGGARSQGRRHEGVDIFAPRGTPIRATTRGMVVNVGPNNLGGRTVMILGPAGQRHYYAHLERYPDLKRGDWVQAGDVVGFVGDSGNARGTPPHLHYGIYTGGGAINPYPLLQNR; from the coding sequence ATGCGCAGGGTGGTCGGGGTGATCGTGACGGTGCTGGTCCTCGCGGGGGCAGCGTACCTGCTGTGGCCGCTGATTCAGGGCGCGCAGCGCATGGCGGCGCTGATGGCCGCACCCGCTCCGGTGGCGGGCAGCCTGCCCAATCCCCTGCCGGGGCAGCGGTTCGTGGACACCTGGGGCGGGGCGCGCAGTCAGGGGCGGCGGCACGAGGGCGTGGACATCTTCGCGCCGCGCGGCACGCCGATCCGCGCCACGACGCGCGGCATGGTCGTGAACGTCGGGCCGAACAACCTGGGGGGTCGCACGGTCATGATCCTGGGCCCGGCGGGGCAGCGGCATTACTACGCGCACCTGGAGCGGTACCCGGACCTGAAACGCGGGGACTGGGTGCAGGCGGGGGACGTGGTGGGCTTCGTGGGAGACAGCGGAAACGCCAGGGGCACGCCGCCGCACCTGCACTACGGGATCTACACGGGCGGCGGGGCGATCAATCCGTACCCGCTGCTCCAGAACCGCTGA
- a CDS encoding aldose epimerase family protein — MTTPTVHTRPWGSAPDGQPITQFTLTLPGGVQARLTDLGATLTSLHVPDRSGTPGEVVLGFDRPEPYLSRETAPFLGSTVGRFANRIAQARYTLNGQEVHLTPSDGPHALHGGPRGFDLHLWYGHAEVVGEGAQVTFTRTSPHGEEGHPGTLHVQVTYHLTADPHPTLSIEYRATTDAPTHVNLTNHTYWNLSPDPHEGIGAHVLTLHADTFTPTHAGGIPTGTVQDVTGTPLDFRTPRSLGDALTDQPGGFDHNLLLRGQDGTLRPAATLHHPASGRTLDIHTTEPAIQLYTANFLNGQHTGHAGRIHGPRAGVCLETQHTPDSPNQPQFPTTRLDPGQTFTSRTVHTFRVT; from the coding sequence ATGACCACGCCCACCGTCCACACCCGCCCCTGGGGCTCTGCCCCCGACGGGCAGCCCATCACGCAGTTCACCCTGACGCTGCCCGGCGGCGTGCAGGCCCGCCTGACCGACCTGGGCGCGACCCTCACCAGCCTGCATGTCCCCGACCGCAGCGGCACGCCCGGCGAGGTCGTGCTGGGCTTCGACCGGCCCGAACCGTACCTCAGCCGCGAGACCGCCCCGTTCCTGGGCAGCACCGTGGGGCGCTTCGCCAACCGCATCGCGCAGGCCCGCTACACGCTGAACGGGCAGGAGGTCCACCTGACCCCCAGCGACGGACCGCACGCCCTGCACGGCGGCCCGCGCGGCTTCGACCTGCACCTCTGGTACGGACACGCCGAGGTGGTGGGGGAGGGCGCGCAGGTGACGTTCACCCGCACCAGCCCCCACGGCGAGGAAGGGCACCCCGGCACCCTGCACGTGCAGGTCACGTACCACCTGACCGCCGACCCCCACCCGACCCTGAGCATCGAATACCGCGCGACCACCGACGCGCCCACCCACGTCAACCTGACCAACCACACCTACTGGAACCTCAGCCCCGATCCGCACGAAGGGATCGGCGCGCACGTCCTCACGCTGCACGCCGACACCTTCACGCCCACCCACGCAGGCGGCATCCCCACCGGCACCGTGCAGGACGTCACCGGCACCCCCCTGGACTTCCGCACGCCTCGAAGCCTGGGCGACGCGCTGACCGATCAGCCCGGCGGCTTCGACCACAACCTCCTGCTGCGCGGCCAGGACGGCACCCTGCGCCCCGCCGCCACCCTGCACCACCCCGCCAGCGGCCGCACCCTGGACATCCACACCACCGAACCCGCCATCCAGCTGTACACCGCCAACTTCCTGAACGGCCAGCACACCGGGCACGCGGGCCGCATCCACGGCCCCCGCGCCGGCGTGTGCCTCGAAACGCAGCACACGCCGGACTCGCCCAACCAGCCGCAGTTCCCCACCACCCGTCTCGACCCCGGACAGACCTTCACGTCCCGCACCGTGCACACCTTCCGCGTGACCTGA
- the xylA gene encoding xylose isomerase gives MPDFTPTPADRFTFGLWTVGNTGRDPFGEATRPVLKAPYLVERLAALGAYGVNLHDNDLVPIDATAAQRDALVREFQQALSDHGLVVPMATTNLFSDPAFKDGAFTSADARVRAYALSKTMHAMDLGAELGADTYVLWGGREGTEVDAGGKLLDALGWFRDSLNYLAEYSESQGYGYRFALEPKPNEPRADIFLPTVGSALGFIATLDRPELFGLNPEFAHETMAGLSFPHAVAQAIDAGKLFHIDLNDQKMGRFDQDLRFGAENPKGAFFLVKLLEESGYAGPKHFDAHALRTEDEVGVWAFARGCMRTYLILREKVQRFAQDAEIQAALAAYRVHDAELEALTGTFSPANAGALKAHAFDRAALGTRGPGLEALDQLTMELLLGVR, from the coding sequence ATGCCTGACTTCACCCCCACGCCCGCAGACAGGTTCACGTTCGGCCTCTGGACCGTCGGCAATACGGGCCGCGATCCGTTCGGCGAGGCGACCCGCCCGGTCCTGAAGGCCCCGTACCTCGTGGAGAGGCTGGCGGCGCTGGGCGCGTACGGCGTGAACCTGCACGACAACGATCTCGTGCCGATCGACGCGACCGCCGCGCAGCGCGACGCCCTGGTGCGCGAGTTCCAGCAGGCGCTGTCGGATCATGGGCTGGTCGTGCCGATGGCGACCACGAACCTGTTCAGCGACCCGGCGTTCAAGGACGGCGCGTTCACGAGTGCCGACGCCCGCGTGCGCGCCTACGCGCTGAGCAAGACCATGCACGCCATGGACCTGGGCGCGGAACTCGGCGCGGACACGTACGTGCTGTGGGGTGGCCGCGAGGGGACCGAGGTGGACGCCGGCGGCAAGCTGCTGGACGCGCTGGGCTGGTTCCGGGACAGCCTGAACTACCTGGCCGAGTACAGCGAGTCGCAGGGGTACGGGTACCGCTTCGCGCTGGAACCCAAACCGAACGAACCGCGCGCCGACATCTTCCTGCCGACCGTCGGCAGCGCGCTGGGCTTCATCGCGACGCTGGACCGCCCGGAGCTGTTCGGCCTGAACCCGGAGTTCGCGCACGAGACCATGGCGGGCCTGAGCTTCCCGCACGCCGTCGCGCAGGCCATCGACGCCGGGAAGCTGTTCCACATCGACCTGAACGACCAGAAGATGGGCCGTTTCGACCAGGACCTGCGCTTCGGTGCGGAGAACCCCAAGGGCGCGTTCTTCCTCGTCAAGCTGCTGGAAGAGTCCGGGTACGCCGGGCCGAAGCACTTCGACGCGCACGCCCTGCGCACCGAGGACGAGGTGGGCGTGTGGGCGTTCGCGCGCGGCTGCATGCGCACCTACCTGATCCTGCGGGAGAAGGTGCAGCGCTTCGCGCAGGACGCCGAGATCCAGGCCGCCCTCGCCGCGTACCGCGTGCACGACGCCGAACTGGAGGCCCTGACCGGCACCTTCAGCCCCGCGAACGCCGGGGCGCTGAAGGCCCACGCCTTCGACCGCGCCGCGCTGGGCACGCGTGGCCCAGGCCTGGAGGCGCTGGACCAGTTGACCATGGAACTCCTGCTCGGCGTGCGCTGA
- the xylB gene encoding xylulokinase, translated as MTPTPPSPLTPVTLGLDVGTSGVKAVAVTAGGETLAESTHPYPLLTPRPGWTEQRPADWLAGVRAALRDLSAALDGQAQPVALGLSGQMHGLVPLDAHGEVLRPALLWNDQRTGAQVEQIEARVPRAELVARTGNRAVTGFQLPKILWLRDEEPDTFARLRHALIPKDYVGFALTGVLAAEPSDASGVGALNLARGAWDADVLGALDLTPDLFPPLVKSTDVVGTLTREWAAATGLPEGLPVVAGGGDNAAAGIALGLSSARPDVGSVSLGTSGVIFSPLRDPTPDPEGRVHLFAHADGGYHLLGVTLSAAGSLEWLHARLAPDTPIAALLEEAAQVPPGAGGVTFLPYLSGERSPLMNPHARAAFTGLSLAHGRAHLTRAVLEGSVAALADAYGVMQAIAPLNTLISTGGGARSDLWLGLASGALNLPVHPTSARPGAAHGAAILAMPAAGLHPNLTAAMDATRPDLHPPVPPVDMADALTAYAAARTALYGG; from the coding sequence ATGACCCCCACTCCACCTTCGCCGCTCACGCCCGTCACGCTGGGCCTGGACGTCGGCACCAGCGGCGTCAAGGCCGTCGCCGTCACCGCGGGCGGCGAGACCCTGGCCGAGAGTACCCACCCCTACCCCCTCCTGACCCCCCGCCCCGGCTGGACCGAGCAGCGCCCCGCCGACTGGCTGGCGGGCGTGCGCGCCGCGCTGCGCGACCTGAGCGCCGCACTGGACGGGCAGGCGCAGCCCGTCGCGCTGGGGCTCAGCGGGCAGATGCACGGCCTCGTCCCGCTGGACGCCCACGGCGAGGTGCTGCGGCCCGCGCTGCTGTGGAACGACCAGCGGACCGGCGCGCAGGTCGAGCAGATCGAGGCCCGCGTCCCCCGCGCCGAGCTGGTCGCGCGGACCGGGAACCGCGCCGTGACCGGCTTCCAGCTGCCGAAGATCCTCTGGCTGCGCGACGAGGAACCCGACACCTTCGCCCGGCTGCGCCACGCGCTGATCCCCAAGGACTACGTCGGCTTCGCGCTGACCGGCGTGCTGGCCGCCGAACCCAGCGACGCCAGCGGGGTGGGCGCGCTGAACCTCGCGCGCGGCGCGTGGGACGCGGACGTGCTGGGTGCGCTCGACCTGACGCCCGACCTGTTCCCGCCCCTGGTGAAATCCACAGATGTCGTCGGCACCCTGACCCGCGAGTGGGCCGCCGCGACCGGCCTCCCCGAAGGACTCCCGGTCGTCGCGGGCGGCGGGGACAACGCCGCCGCCGGAATCGCCCTGGGCCTGTCGAGCGCCCGCCCGGACGTGGGCAGCGTCAGCCTGGGCACCAGCGGCGTGATCTTCAGCCCCCTGCGCGACCCCACCCCCGACCCGGAGGGCCGCGTGCACCTGTTCGCGCACGCCGACGGCGGGTACCACCTGCTCGGCGTGACCCTCTCGGCCGCCGGGTCCCTGGAGTGGCTGCACGCGAGACTCGCGCCCGACACGCCCATCGCGGCGCTGCTGGAGGAGGCCGCGCAGGTCCCGCCCGGTGCGGGCGGCGTGACGTTCCTGCCGTACCTGTCGGGCGAACGCAGTCCCCTGATGAACCCCCACGCCCGCGCGGCGTTCACCGGCCTGAGCCTCGCGCACGGCCGCGCCCACCTGACCCGCGCCGTGCTGGAGGGCAGCGTCGCCGCACTCGCCGACGCGTACGGCGTCATGCAGGCCATCGCCCCGCTGAACACCCTGATCTCCACCGGGGGCGGCGCCCGCAGCGACCTGTGGCTGGGCCTCGCCAGCGGCGCCCTGAACCTCCCCGTGCATCCCACCAGCGCCCGCCCCGGCGCGGCCCACGGCGCGGCGATCCTCGCCATGCCCGCCGCCGGACTCCACCCGAACCTGACGGCGGCCATGGACGCCACCCGCCCCGACCTCCACCCGCCCGTCCCGCCCGTGGACATGGCCGACGCCCTGACCGCCTACGCCGCTGCCCGCACCGCCCTGTACGGAGGCTGA
- a CDS encoding ROK family transcriptional regulator → MPPTPGGDQPYLKHLNRARVLHLLRTHPGLSRAELAAHSGLTKVTVGSLVTTLLDGGWLSEGHARPGPAGRPGRELHLGEARHVLLGAEIGVLGARAVATTLRGTVLARAETRTPTTTPQAAAHTVTQLCGQLLQDPATQGRELLGLGVALPGPVSPDGTRVLYAPNLGWDDVPFLDLLRAAPDLPATLPAGAITLDNEANAAAFGESFLRPGDPPQLLAYVSLGSGVGAGFTALSGTPHVLRGARGLAGEIGHAIIQPGGLYCHCGNRGCVETLLGGWAIRAALNLNVLDPLDEALAPRLREAAVQVTLGRAGEALGQLLVNLHQTLGPDEIVIGGALTRLDGAVLGPALDVYHARQWRPAAPPARVTVRQGSLYLPALGAAAQVLARVIDTPQEPA, encoded by the coding sequence ATGCCCCCCACCCCCGGCGGCGACCAGCCGTACCTGAAACACCTCAACCGCGCCCGCGTGCTGCACCTGCTGCGCACCCACCCCGGCCTCAGCCGCGCCGAACTCGCCGCCCACAGCGGCCTGACCAAGGTCACCGTCGGCAGCCTCGTCACGACCCTGCTGGACGGCGGCTGGCTCAGCGAGGGCCACGCCCGCCCCGGCCCCGCCGGACGCCCGGGCCGCGAACTGCACCTCGGGGAAGCCCGGCACGTCCTCCTGGGCGCAGAGATCGGCGTGCTCGGCGCACGCGCCGTCGCCACCACCCTGCGCGGCACCGTCCTGGCCCGCGCCGAGACCCGCACCCCCACCACCACCCCACAGGCCGCCGCGCACACCGTCACGCAGCTGTGCGGGCAGCTGCTGCAAGACCCCGCCACGCAGGGCCGCGAGCTGCTGGGGCTGGGCGTGGCCCTGCCCGGCCCGGTCAGCCCGGACGGCACGCGCGTCCTGTACGCCCCGAACCTCGGCTGGGACGACGTGCCCTTCCTGGACCTGCTGCGCGCCGCGCCCGACCTGCCCGCCACCCTGCCCGCAGGCGCCATCACGCTGGACAACGAGGCGAACGCCGCCGCCTTCGGCGAGAGCTTCCTGCGCCCCGGCGACCCGCCGCAACTGCTGGCGTACGTGAGCCTGGGCAGCGGCGTCGGCGCGGGCTTCACGGCCCTGAGCGGCACCCCGCACGTCCTGCGCGGCGCACGCGGACTGGCCGGGGAGATCGGGCACGCGATCATCCAGCCCGGCGGACTGTACTGCCACTGCGGGAACCGCGGCTGCGTCGAGACCCTGCTGGGCGGCTGGGCGATCCGCGCCGCGCTGAACCTGAACGTCCTCGACCCGCTGGACGAGGCCCTCGCGCCGCGCCTGCGCGAGGCCGCCGTGCAGGTCACCCTCGGCCGCGCCGGGGAGGCGCTGGGGCAGCTGCTCGTGAACCTGCACCAGACCCTCGGCCCGGACGAGATCGTCATCGGCGGCGCCCTGACCCGCCTGGACGGCGCCGTGCTGGGCCCCGCGCTGGACGTGTACCACGCCCGGCAGTGGCGTCCGGCCGCGCCGCCCGCGCGCGTCACGGTCCGCCAGGGCAGCCTGTACCTGCCCGCGCTGGGCGCCGCCGCGCAGGTCCTGGCGCGCGTGATCGACACCCCACAGGAGCCCGCATGA